Proteins co-encoded in one Scomber scombrus chromosome 14, fScoSco1.1, whole genome shotgun sequence genomic window:
- the LOC133993764 gene encoding pecanex-like protein 3, whose product MGSQALQILRQGVWASLTGGWYVDPHQSTFSNCFHLYLWIFLLAFPFLLYMALPPSLVVAGVYSAVVAVFFTAIKVVNYRLHAMFDLGEIVEKKQASLTADAPRTEEGDDCLGAHDGNQHRDSHVGVEMTVFRKVNSTPPVRCSSQHSLFGLNQVSEFLPQLEDTGGAKDIKELMREQGSNNVIVTSAHRDILRQSSQDTIRTPGMVQSCIAAALGGDFPGLMGVSVMSAGFGEPGDCLSIPPSPSSQEDGGEKEQLHEVKELPQQLSQKSPEDNGLRAYSPLGPSAESESLGDTPLSPLIKSSLSEELSENLLGLGLDPVAFAPGTEHPGSRSGVALAAGSTDSCFSAGGGTTDRETLSTVSSYRSEKTDSTQLESPSFSHPRPADGQAYASAPAVGSNIHEPTEDPAGQGGSDTDNLSDSVLLRSPSKEFSLCQGLDRTLVEGEDLPSVPCEIALPPPFHNSSPSSSGHSEVCDLDRNVPIPPLPPPRQANSVPSGLALGLVCSEPALPISSTPFLLSDQPALQAQQVVRPKDLKLLRASGSSVGHRPGRRKAPRRRAGAGSSSFDCGSYRRHHNHRQHRDYIPVRNRLGAKAYSESLFEDSSDEDDGSDMSAGSSLGSQHRYSSDDDDDDDDDDSSSSTSCYSPDLANTGITSPLPPAAQLPTPREGDLPETAGPSHSRTAQRSSSTASAKTHARVLSMDGAGGGQSNTTALPSTLLTMPSTSTPAPRTLTISKSDLEARTIHNDSFPGTHHHRLDSLGGSWTGNQMGWRAGELAEEGAVGGVMASEDGGKHDSVSSVKRTQAIRRRHNAGSNPTPPPSTMGSPPSLQDLQRVRTSSHSRTRTLPSALQFASSLLLPRSGIHEASTFDDTSEGAVHYFYDESGVKRSYTFGPAGGGYEDPVQERERQSQSSSFTSTEVQEGAPVLSVLQPRPVALQGMQVRSVPLEMPEFDLDHESLQESQENTLMIEEKAKPKQYYRFWVLPGKWLRVRYDRLALLALLDRNRRVGENVFAVVLASLVAFLGFLLLLQGFFRDIWVFQFCLVIASCQYSLLKSVQPDAASPMHGHNWIIVYSRPVYFCLCCVMIWIFDLSGRSGSLQPFSLYGVTFFSAHFLLCVRDMLVVFALCFPVIFLFGLLPQVNTFVMCLLEQIDMHIFGGTATTSPLSSLFSLIRSMLVAALLYGFCLGAIIAPWGDAHVPVLFSVFCGLLLALSYHLSRQSSDPTILWSLVRSKLFPELENRTPEEPPVEIKDPLPEKLRNSVKEILHSDLVMCPLMAVITFAISASTVFIALQPALSFVLYILAGVVGFITHYLLPQLRKQLPWFCLAHPVLRSREYSQFEVRDAAQLMWFEKLYAWLQCVEKYFIYPAVVLNSLTTEARAVGQNHKELDIYSRALFISVAGMKLLRSSFGAPSQQYVTLCFTTLFFHFDYPHFSETFLIDYYFMSILFSKMWDLLYKLRFVLTYIAPWQITWGSAFHAFAQPFAVPHSAVLFVQAIFSAIFSTPLNPVLGSAVFVTSYTRPVKFWERDYNTKRVDHSNTRLATQLDRNPGADDNNLNSIFYEHLTRSLQHSLCGDLLLGRWGNYTTGDCFILASDYLNALVHIIEIGNGLVTFQLRGLEFRGTYCQQREVEAITEGVEEDEGCCCCEPGHLPHMLSFNAAFGQRWLAWEVAATKYVLEGYSISDNNAASMLQVFDLRKILITYYVKSIIFYVSRSPKLEEWLSNETIQEALRPCLGPNYVDGDPTFNLNIDEDYDHRASGITPSSFCLVYLDWIQYCNSRRQKPVTSERDSPLVSLCFGLCILGRRALGTASHSMSASLEPFLYGLHALFKGDFRITSPRDEWVFADMELLNRVVAPGVRMSLKLHQDHFTSPDEYEDPMVLYDAITANEEKMLISHEGDPVWRSAILANMPSLLALRHIMDDGSDEYKIIMLNKRFLSFRVIKVNRECVRGLWAGQQQELVFLRNRNPERGSIQNAKQALRNMINSSCDQPIGYPIYVSPLTTSYAGGHSQLRSVWGGPVSPHNIYTWLISSWDRLQKGCGAGCNSGGNIEDSDCGGGSTSISTNPAVHTTQSTPASSLPQPHITTVQPSMGTDNPVGPTQNWPHHPQPLPLTLLSQSEGRMEAGLLSSLQRTSSIQGLLGQQLSSSQLSFSSSVAPPALPGPERFCPASLLENSGHRASQRAGVGQGSSLHYESHFGKWSFSSRKGFNGPAAAEGEGGTVQTIRTQPTPPTPLQEASLTQDPLGATQTLDPTLLNAGDPPIPREESTELPLLEHLR is encoded by the exons ATGGGTTCCCAAGCTCTTCAAATATTACGGCAGGGTGTGTGGGCTTCACTCACAGGAGGGTGGTATGTGGACCCACATCAGAGCACGTTCTCCAACTGCTTCCACCTCTACCTTTGGATATTTCTCCTGGCCTTCCCCTTTCTGCTGTACATG GCTCTTCCTCCTAGCTTGGTGGTCGCAGGCGTGTACTCCGCCGTGGTGGCTGTCTTTTTCACAGCCATTAAAGTGGTGAACTATCGGCTTCATGCTATGTTCGACCTTGGGGAGATTGTAGAGAAGAAGCAGGCCTCACTCACAGCTGATGCCCCAAGGACAGAAGAAGGAGATGACTGTTTAGGTGCCCATGATGGGAATCAGCACAG GGATAGCCATGTTGGTGTAGAGATGACTGTGTTTCGGAAGGTCAACTCAACACCCCCGGTGCGCTGTAGCTCCCAGCACTCTCTGTTTGGACTGAACCAGGTGTCG GAGTTCTTGCCTCAGCTTGAGGATACAGGGGGAGCTAAGG ATATCAAGGAGCTAATGCGGGAACAAGGAAGCAATAATGTGATTGTTACTTCAGCTCATCGTGATATCCTACGCCAGAGTTCCCAGGACACTATTA GAACTCCTGGTATGGTCCAGTCCTGCATTGCTGCTGCTCTAGGAGGCGATTTCCCAGGTCTAATGGGAGTATCTGTAATGTCTGCTGGGTTTGGGGAACCTGGAGACTGCTTGTCTATACCCCCTTCACCCTCCAGCCAGGAAGAtgggggagagaaagagcagtTGCACGAAGTCAAGGAGCTACCACAACAGCTGTCTCAAAAAAGTCCTGAGGACAATGGGCTTAGGGCTTATTCTCCGCTTGGCCCCTCTGCTGAGTCTGAGAGCTTGGGGGATACTCCTCTTAGCCCCCTTATTAAGAGCAGCTTAAGCGAAGAGCTGAGTGAAAATCTCCTAGGATTGGGCCTTGACCCTGTTGCGTTTGCACCTGGGACTGAACACCCAGGCAGCCGCAGCGGGGTAGCACTAGCTGCTGGATCCACGGACAGCTGTTTCAGTGCAGGTGGAGGCACCACAGACCGTGAGACGCTGAGCACAGTCAGTAGCTACCGCAGCGAAAAAACAGATTCCACTCAGCTGGAAAGTCCTTCATTCAGCCATCCTCGGCCCGCAGATGGACAGGCGTATGCCTCAGCACCCGCTGTGGGCTCTAACATCCATGAGCCCACAGAGGATCCAGCAGGACAAGGTGGCAGTGATACTGACAACCTGTCAGACAGTGTGCTACTGCGCTCCCCTTCCAAAGAGTTCTCGCTCTGCCAGGGGCTAGACAGGACACTTGTTGAAGGAGAGGATTTACCCTCTGTACCCTGTGAGATTGCACTGCCCCCTCCTTTTCACAACTCTTCCCCTTCAAGTAGTGGCCACTCAGAGGTTTGTGACTTAGACAGAAATGTCCCAATTCCTCCTCTACCCCCACCTCGGCAAGCCAATTCAGTGCCCTCAGGGCTGGCCCTGGGTCTAGTGTGTTCTGAGCCTGCTTTGCCCATATCCTCTACCCCCTTCTTACTGTCTGATCAGCCTGCTCTGCAAGCCCAGCAGGTTGTGCGCCCTAAAGACTTGAAGCTACTGCGGGCCAGTGGCAGCAGTGTGGGGCACAGGCCAGGCCGAAGGAAAGCCCCAAGGAGGCGAGCTGGAGCAGGAAGCAGTAGTTTTGACTGTGGCTCTTACAGGCGTCACCACAATCATAGACAGCACAGAGATTACATCCCAGTGCGTAACCGACTTGGCGCCAAGGCTTACAGTGAAAGTCTGTTTGAGGACTCCAGTGATGAGGATGACGGCAGTGACATGAGCGCTGGCTCTAGCCTGGGCTCTCAGCACCGATACAgctcagatgatgatgatgacgacgacgatgatgaCTCAAGTTCCTCTACCTCCTGCTACTCCCCAGACCTCGCCAACACTGGCATTACATCCCCACTCCCCCCTGCTGCTCAACTGCCCACTCCAAGGGAAGGGGATTTACCTGAAACTGCTGGCCCCTCGCATTCCCGTACTGCTCAGCGCTCTTCTAGCACAGCTAGTGCTAAGACTCATGCAAGAGTGCTAAGTATGGATGGAGCAGGTGGAGGCCAGAGCAACACGACAGCTCTGCCTTCTACTCTGCTTACGATGCCCTCCACTTCCACCCCTGCACCTCGCACTCTCACCATCTCTAAGTCTGATCTGGAGGCTCGCACTATTCACAATGATAGCTTTCCAGGAACTCATCATCATCGGCTGGATTCTCTTGGGGGCTCTTGGACAGGCAACCAGATGGGCTGGAGGGCTGGAGAGCTGGCTGAAGAGGGAGCTGTGGGAGGAG TCATGGCTTCAGAGGATGGAGGCAAACACGACTCCGTCAGCAGTGTTAAGAGGACCCAGGCCATCCGCAGGAGACACAATGCTGGGAGCAACCCTACACCGCCCCCGTCCACCATGGGATCCCCTCCCAG CCTCCAGGACCTCCAGCGGGTTCGGACCTCCTCCCACTCGCGGACCCGCACGCTTCCCTCAGCCTTGCAGTTTGCCTCCTCACTCCTACTGCCCCGCAGCGGTATCCACGAGGCCTCCACCTTTGACGACACATCAGAGGGGGCAGTGCACTATTTCTATGATGAGAGTG GAGTGAAAAGGTCCTACACATTTGGACCTGCTGGAGGTGGTTATGAGGACCCAGTTCA GGAAAGGGAGAGACAGTCCCAGTCCTCAAGCTTCACCTCCACTGAGGTCCAGGAAGGGGCACCAGTCCTGTCAGTGCTCCAGCCCAGACCTGTGGCCTTACAGGGTATGCAGGTGCGCAGTGTGCCTCTGGAAATGCCTGAG TTTGATCTGGATCATGAGTCTCTACAAGAGTCCcaggaaaacacactgatgattGAGGAGAAGGCTAAACCCAAACAGTACTATCGCTTTTGGGTGCTGCCTGGGAAGTGGCTGAGGGTTCGATATGATCGATTGGCTCTTCTGGCCTTATTGGACAG AAACCGCCGTGTGGGAGAAAACGTGTTTGCTGTGGTGCTGGCCAGTCTGGTGGCCTTCCTGGGGTTCCTACTGCTACTCCAGGGCTTTTTCAGGGACATCTGGGTCTTCCAGTTCTGCCTGGTCATTGCTAGCTGCCAGTACTCCCTACTGAAG AGTGTACAACCAGATGCAGCCTCTCCCATGCAT GGTCATAACTGGATCATTGTGTACAGTCGGCCGGTTTACTTCTGCCTGTGCTGTGTGATGATCTGGATCTTTGACTTGTCTGGGCGCTCTGGCAGCCTGCAGCCATTCTCCCTCTATGGCGTCACCTTCTTCTCTGCacacttcctgctctgtgtcAGGGATATGCTTGTCG TGTTTGCCTTGTGTTTCCCGGTCATTTTCCTGTTTGGGTTGCTACCTCAGGTCAATACCTTTGTGATGTGTCTGCTGGAGCAGATCGACATGCACATTTTTGGTGGAACTG CCACTACCAGCCCCCTCTCATCTCTGTTCAGCCTCATACGCAGCATGTTGGTGGCTGCTCTGCTGTATGGATTTTGCCTCGGTGCTATCATC GCACCGTGGGGGGATGCCCATGTGCCAGTACTGTTCTCTGTGTTTTGCGGCCTACTCCTGGCCTTATCCTACCACCTCAGCCGCCAAAGCAGCGATCCCACCATCCTTTG GTCACTGGTGAGGTCTAAATTATTCCCAGAGCTGGAGAACCGAACACCAGAAGAACCCCCTGTGGAGATCAAGGACCCTCTTCCTGAGAAGCTGCGTAACTCTGTG AAAGAGATTCTTCATTCAGACCTCGTCATGTGTCCCCTCATGGCTGTGATTACCTTTGCCATCAGTGCCAGCACAGTTTTCATCGCTCTTCAA CCTGCACTTAGCTTTGTTTTGTACATCCTGGCCGGAGTTGTAGGCTTTATTACACACTATCTCCTGCCTCAGCTCCGCAAACAGCTGCCGTGGTTCTGCCTGGCTCACCCTGTGCTGCGTTCCAGAGAGTACAGTCAGTTTGAGGTCCGAG ATGCTGCTCAGCTGATGTGGTTTGAGAAGCTGTATGCATGGCTGCAGTGTGTGGAGAAATATTTCATCTACCCGGCTGTAGTGCTTAACTCCCTGACGACGGAGGCTCGAGCTGTTGGCCAGAATCATAAAGAGCTGGACATCTA CAGCCGAGCTCTCTTCATCTCCGTAGCAGGCATGAAGCTGCTACGTTCATCCTTCGGTGCGCCGTCGCAGCAGTACGTCACACTGTGCTTCACCACACTCTTCTTCCACTTCGACTACCCGCACTTCTCCGAGACCTTCCTCATCGACTACTACTTCATGTCCATTCTCTTCAGCAAg ATGTGGGACCTGCTGTACAAGCTGCGCTTTGTGTTGACTTACATCGCCCCGTGGCAGATCACCTGGGGCTCAGCCTTCCACGCCTTTGCTCAGCCCTTTGCTGTGCCAC ACTCTGCTGTGCTTTTTGTCCAGGCCATCTTTTCTGCTATCTTTTCCACCCCTCTCAATCCTGTCCTAGGCAGTGCTGTGTTCGTCACCTCGTATACCAGACCAGTTAAATTCTGGGAGAGAGACTACAA CACCAAGCGGGTCGATCATTCCAACACCAGACTGGCCACCCAGTTAGACCGCAACCCAG GTGCTGATGACAACAATCTGAACTCGATTTTCTACGAGCACCTGACGCGCTCTCTGCAGCACAGCCTGTGTGGAGACCTGCTGCTCGGCCGCTGGGGCAACTACACCACGGGCGACTGCTTCATCCTCGCCTCAGACTACCTCAACGCTCTGGTGCACATCATCGAGATTGGCAACGGACTGGTCACCTTTCAACTGAGGGGTCTGGAGTTCAGAG GCACCTACTGTCAGCAGAGGGAGGTAGAGGCCATCACAGAGGGcgtggaggaggatgagggctgctgctgctgtgaaccCGGTCACCTGCCACACATGTTGTCATTCAACGCTGCCTTTGGACAGCGCTGGCTGGCATGGGAGGTGGCCGCCACCAAGTATGTACTAGAGGGCTACAGCATCAGCGACAACAATGCAGCCTCCATGTTGCAAGTGTTCGACCTTCGTAAGATTCTCATCACATATTATGTCAAG AGCATCATCTTCTATGTCAGTCGGTCTCCTAAGTTGGAAGAGTGGCTCTCCAATGAGACGATTCAGGAGGCTCTGCGACCTTGTCTCGGGCCTAACTATGTAGACGGCGACCCCACCTTCAACCTAAACATTGATGAGGATTATGACCACAGGGCCTCTGGCATCACCCCCTCCTCATTCTGCTTGGTTTACCTGGACTGGATTCAGTATTGCAACAGCAGGCGTCAAAAG CCTGTGACCAGTGAGAGAGATTCTCCACTTGTCAGTCTGTGTTTTGGGTTGTGTATCCTGGGAAGAAGAGCTCTGGGCACAGCCTCTCACAGCATGTCTGCAAG CTTGGAGCCATTCCTCTACGGCCTCCATGCACTCTTCAAGGGAGACTTTCGCATCACATCTCCAAGGGACGAGTGGGTGTTTGCAGATATGGAGCTGTTGAATCGTGTTGTGGCACCAGGAGTGCGGATGTCCCTGAAATTGCATCAG GATCACTTCACATCTCCAGACGAGTATGAAGATCCTATGGTTCTTTATGACGCCATCACTGCCAACGAGGAGAAGATGTTGATATCGCACGAGGGTGACCCTGTGTGGCGCAGCGCTATTCTAGCAAACATGCCTTCACTGCTGGCACTGAGGCACATCATGGACGATGGCAGCGACGAATACAAGATCATCATGCTTAACAAGAGGTTCCTCAGCTTCCGAGTCATCAAG GTGAacagagagtgtgtgcgtgGGCTGTGGGCGGGGCAACAGCAGGAGCTGGTCTTCCTGCGCAATCGCAACCCAGAGCGTGGCAGCATCCAAAACGCCAAACAGGCCCTAAGAAATATGATAAACTCCTCGTGCGACCAGCCCATCGGCTACCCCATCTACGTGTCCCCCCTCACCACCTCATACGCTGGGGGGCACAGCCAGCTCCGGTCTGTGTGGGGAGGACCTGTCAGCCCGCACAACATTTACACCTGGCTCATCAGCAGCTGGGACAG GTTACAGAAGGGCTGTGGCGCCGGTTGTAACAGCGGAGGAAACATTGAGGACTCGGACTGTGGAGGCGGCTCCACATCCATCTCTACCAACCCTGCCGTTCACACCACTCAGAGTACACCAGCCTCCAGCCTTCCCCAGCCACACATCACCACTGTCCAGCCCTCCATGG gCACAGACAACCCCGTAGGTCCTACCCAGAACTGGCCCCACCACCCCCAACCTCTCCCATTAACTCTGCTTAGCCAATCAGAGGGGAGGATGGAGGCAGGGCTGCTCTCATCCCTACAGCGCACATCCTCCATCCAGGGGCTGCTGGGCCAGCAACTGTCCAGCTCCCAGCTCTCCTTCAGCAGCTCTGTGGCTCCGCCTGCTCTGCCCGGCCCAGAGCGCTTCTGCCCAGCGAGCCTCCTGGAGAACTCGGGGCACAGAGCAAGCCAGCGGGCTGGCGTCGGCCAGGGCAGCAGCCTCCACTATGAGAGCCACTTTGGCAAGTGGAGTTTTTCAAGCAGGAAGGGCTTTAACGgaccagctgcagcagagggggagggaggaacagTACAGACCATACGCACACAG CCTACTCCTCCCACTCCCCTACAAGAGGCCAGTCTGACACAAGATCCTCTAGGAGCCACTCAGACGTTGGATCCGACCTTGCTGAATGCAGGGGACCCCCCCATCCCCCGAGAGGAATCCACAGAGCTGCCTTTACTTGAGCACCTGCGCTGA
- the zgc:165604 gene encoding immunoglobulin superfamily member 11, translating to MKEAREDRYTSTGKLGEFKLEQYYRNINLKTALRVTMRESSLEVVRGDFVVLPCSFFTSSPLSRLNIIWTLAPLSSPETPMQVIVYDHGQVIEDPSLIGRVGFTGIPWTADIILNDTRVSDAGIYRCMVNNPPETADPGIGELELSVLAPPSLPMCQWDGDIDVGGSVTLFCTVTEGVPTPEIHWDKLNPEEISLPINMEGDFLGSVQIVNVSSQTSGLYRCSANNLLGTENCYINLSVYSPPDSPSGILQAMLLTLSMSLLLLALLVLILWLHRTGQDGCWREGKEEEECYNEIPYTPSLMKRSFV from the exons ATGAAGGAGGCGAGGGAGGACCGGTACACGTCAACAGGGAAACTAGGGGAGTTCAAACTGGAACAATATTACAGGAATATAAATCTGAAAA CCGCACTCCGGGTCACCATGAGGGAATCCAGTCTCGAGGTGGTTCGAGGGGATTTTGTCGTCCTGCCCTGCTCCTTCTTCACCTCCAGCCCCCTCTCCAGACTCAACATTATCTGGACCCTGGCTCCCTTGTCCAGTCCAGAAACCCCAATGCAG GTGATTGTGTACGACCACGGACAGGTGATTGAAGACCCCTCCCTCATTGGCAGGGTGGGTTTTACAG GTATTCCCTGGACTGCAGATATCATCCTGAATGACACCCGTGTATCAGATGCTGGCATTTACCGCTGCATGGTCAATAACCCACCAGAGACGGCAGACCCTGGCATAGGAGAGCTGGAGCTCAGTGTTCTGG CGCCGCCCTCGCTGCCCATGTGCCAGTGGGATGGAGATATTGACGTGGGAGGAAGCGTCACATTGTTCTGCACAGTGACAGAGGGCGTCCCCACTCCAGAGATCCATTGGGACAAACTAAATCCAGAGGAAATCTCGCTTCCCATCAACATGGAGG GAGATTTCTTGGGCTCCGTCCAAATTGTCAATGTGTCCTCTCAGACCTCAGGCCTGTATCGCTGCTCTGCCAACAACCTCCTGGGAACGGAGAACTGTTACATCAACCTGTCTGTCTACAGCC CTCCGGACAGTCCCTCTGGGATCCTGCAGGCCATGCTGCTGACCTTGTCCAtgagcctgctgctgctggctctgCTGGTGCTTATACTGTGGCTCCATCGCACGGGGCAGGACGGGTGTTGGAGGGaggggaaagaagaggaggagtgttACAACGAGATACCGTATACTCCGTCTCTGATGAAGCGTTCGTTTGTTTGA